One segment of Agromyces albus DNA contains the following:
- a CDS encoding glycine betaine ABC transporter substrate-binding protein, translating into MRTRRLTSLIALGAAGALAFTGCASGTGAASGDLLENGDRSELTIAVFNGWDEGIAASELWKAILTERGYDVTLEYADPAPVYSGLSTDDYDVTLDTWLPITHQDYIDQFGDDLVDLGAWNEDAKLTIAVNEDAPIDSLEELAANAEKFDGRLIGIEPGSGLNRVTTDDVIPTYGLDDLEYITSSTPAMLAELTAATEAGENVAVTLWRPHWAYDAFALKDLEDPEGTLGDAEGIHSFGGKSFEANFPTLSEWLTGFTMDSELLYSLENAMFNQAETDDYGPAVEKWISENQEYVDSLTL; encoded by the coding sequence ATGAGAACACGTCGACTGACCAGTCTCATCGCCCTCGGAGCAGCAGGAGCGCTCGCGTTCACGGGCTGCGCGAGCGGTACCGGCGCAGCGAGCGGCGACCTCCTCGAGAACGGCGATCGCAGCGAGCTCACGATCGCCGTGTTCAACGGATGGGACGAGGGCATCGCCGCGAGCGAGCTCTGGAAGGCCATCCTCACCGAGCGCGGCTACGACGTCACCCTCGAGTACGCTGACCCCGCGCCCGTCTACTCGGGCCTCAGCACCGACGACTACGACGTGACTCTCGACACGTGGCTGCCGATCACCCACCAGGACTACATCGACCAGTTCGGCGACGACCTCGTCGACCTCGGCGCCTGGAACGAGGACGCCAAGCTCACCATCGCGGTGAACGAGGACGCCCCGATCGACTCGCTCGAGGAGCTCGCGGCGAACGCCGAGAAGTTCGACGGCCGGCTCATCGGCATCGAGCCGGGTTCGGGCCTCAACCGGGTCACGACCGACGACGTCATCCCGACCTATGGCCTCGACGACCTGGAGTACATCACGTCGTCGACTCCGGCCATGCTCGCCGAGCTGACGGCGGCGACGGAGGCCGGCGAGAACGTCGCGGTCACGCTGTGGCGCCCGCACTGGGCGTACGACGCGTTCGCGCTCAAGGACCTCGAGGACCCGGAGGGCACGCTGGGTGACGCCGAGGGCATCCACTCGTTCGGCGGCAAGAGCTTCGAGGCGAACTTCCCGACGCTCTCGGAGTGGCTGACCGGCTTCACGATGGACTCCGAGCTGCTCTACTCGCTCGAGAACGCCATGTTCAACCAGGCAGAGACGGATGACTACGGTCCCGCCGTCGAGAAGTGGATCTCCGAGAACCAGGAGTACGTCGACTCGTTGACGTTGTAA
- a CDS encoding ABC transporter permease — protein MNDFRFPLGQVVEDAIDFVTEVFGGLFDVIRIVFPGLYDAVDLALSTPPFWIVIVAIAALGYFARGWVLAVGSAVGLLLVVGVDQWDNAMDTLALVLVSSLIAVALSVPLGILAARSELASRIIRPILDFMQTMPAFVYLIPALILFRVGIVPGIVATIVFAMAPGVRLTELGIRGVDKEVVEAGHAFGSSPSRILRQIQLPLAMPSIMAGVNQVIMLSLSMVVIAGMVGAGGLGGEVVASLGRIDIALGFEAGLSVVILAIILDRLTGALGSQRRKPKRRASGDPTTRIGTPDPRRAEPRDSASAVPQHAGGKEHL, from the coding sequence ATGAACGACTTCCGTTTCCCCCTCGGCCAAGTGGTCGAAGACGCCATCGACTTCGTCACGGAGGTCTTCGGCGGGCTCTTCGATGTGATCCGCATCGTCTTCCCCGGACTCTACGACGCCGTCGACCTCGCGCTCTCGACGCCCCCGTTCTGGATCGTCATCGTCGCCATCGCCGCGCTCGGCTACTTCGCCCGTGGTTGGGTGCTCGCCGTGGGCAGCGCAGTCGGACTGCTCCTCGTCGTCGGTGTCGACCAGTGGGACAACGCGATGGACACCCTCGCCCTCGTGCTCGTCTCGAGCCTGATCGCGGTGGCCCTGAGCGTGCCGCTCGGCATTCTCGCGGCGCGATCGGAGCTCGCTTCTCGAATCATCCGCCCGATCCTCGACTTCATGCAGACGATGCCGGCCTTCGTCTACCTGATTCCCGCCCTCATCCTGTTCCGGGTCGGCATCGTGCCCGGCATCGTCGCGACGATCGTGTTCGCGATGGCGCCCGGTGTGCGCCTCACCGAGCTCGGCATCCGTGGGGTCGACAAGGAAGTGGTCGAAGCCGGCCACGCCTTCGGGTCGTCACCGTCGCGCATCCTCCGCCAGATCCAACTTCCGCTCGCGATGCCGAGCATCATGGCCGGCGTCAACCAGGTCATCATGCTCTCGCTCTCGATGGTCGTCATCGCCGGCATGGTCGGCGCGGGCGGACTCGGCGGCGAGGTCGTCGCCTCGCTCGGCCGCATCGACATCGCGCTCGGCTTCGAGGCCGGCCTCTCCGTCGTCATCCTCGCGATCATCCTCGACCGGCTCACCGGCGCTCTCGGCTCGCAGCGGCGGAAGCCGAAGCGTCGCGCATCCGGCGACCCCACCACCCGGATCGGCACCCCCGATCCCCGTCGCGCGGAACCGCGCGACTCCGCATCGGCCGTGCCACAGCACGCGGGAGGAAAGGAACACCTATGA